A genomic window from Malassezia vespertilionis chromosome 6, complete sequence includes:
- a CDS encoding uncharacterized protein (EggNog:ENOG503PM4J; antiSMASH:Cluster_1), with the protein MATTPLVPTLEDAYSEYQSALNPSNAVECIVRHVGELERAYPALFEQGTIRMYLHRGCYCVHVIVYGILVGMRVKEDELEYTLDDGSGVIDIQYSGAAKPVGVFSCYVPEERKNDAPQFLVGDTIRCVARVYERRHGRALKAIEMERVEDANDEPRHILVAMHMAEHMYRLQAHGEQAQDTAQNNVHTEEDDTWAAHGADALVGGHAEAQFQEEREPNDALRIELPTSPAATTHEPPSSTRAMCTFLLDYLGKKNDALLTQVRTNDPALLSPSAAPSFCAAELLQSSKVRKNAAALVASKYKAAGTHSKPRKHDLQDLVQHCLDALVRQGALARSDVSGAFQVVCAYLTAAHLAPILPTMPVSLEDMLCRARSLSPCTHIESASLMQGLELLQLRGMLVCRDGMYWRKDRM; encoded by the coding sequence ATGGCAACGACGCCGTTAGTGCCGACGCTGGAAGACGCCTACAGCGAGTACCAATCCGCCCTCAATCCGAGCAATGCAGTGGAATGCATTGTACGGCacgtcggcgagctggagcgtgcATACCCTGCATTATTCGAGCAAGGCACGATCCGAATGTATTTGCACCGTGGATGCTATTGCGTCCATGTAATTGTGTATGGCATACTTGTGGGAATGCGTGTCAAGGAGGACGAATTGGAGTACACGCTGGACGACGGATCGGGTGTAATTGATATCCAGTACAGTGGCGCGGCCAAGCCCGTCGGTGTATTTTCTTGCTACGTGCCAGAAGAGCGAAAAAatgacgcgccgcagttTCTTGTGGGCGATACGATACGAtgcgtggcgcgcgtgtATGAGCGGAGGCATGGACGGGCACTGAAAGCGATAGAGATGGAGCGCGTTGAGGATGCGAACGACGAGCCGCGGCATATCCTTGTTGCCATGCACATGGCCGAGCATATGTACAGACTACaggcgcacggcgagcaggcgcaggacACGGCACAGAACAATGTACATACAGAGGAGGACGATACATGGGCTGCGCATGGTGCGGACGCGCTAGTCGGTGGCCATGCCGAGGCGCAATTTcaagaggagcgcgagccaaacgatgcactgcgcatcgAGTTGCCCACAAGCCCTGCTGCCACGACGCACGAACCACCAAGCTCGACACGTGCCATGTGCACATTTCTGCTCGATTATCTTGGCAAAAAGAACGACGCGTTGCTCACACaggtgcgcacaaacgATCCTGCACTGCTTtcgccaagcgccgcccccagcttttgcgcggcggaaTTGCTCCAAAGCTCCAAGGTACGAAAAAATGCAGCGGCACTTGTAGCGTCCAAGTACAAGGCCGCTGGTACGCACAGCAAGCCAAGAAAGCACGACTTGCAAGATCTGGTCCAGCACTGTCTCGATGCACTTGTccgccaaggcgcgctcgCACGCTCGGACGTCTCAGGGGCGTTTCAAGTTGTGTGTGCCTACCTCACTGCCGCACATCTCGCGCCGATTCTCCCTACGATGCCCGTATCGCTGGAGGACATGCTTtgccgtgcacgcagcCTTTCTCCGTGTACACACATAGAAAGTGCGTCGCTGATGCAGGGCTTGGAATTGCTTCAGCTACGCGGAATGCTGGTGTGCCGTGATGGAATGTATTGGCGGAAGGATCGCATGTAA